The Gemmatimonadaceae bacterium DNA segment ATCCCGGGCCGCTGCGCACGCAGAGCGAAACCGTGTACCTCACGACCGCGGACGCCGAGGGCAACATGGTGTCGTTCATCAACTCGATCTACGACTACTTCGGCTCGGGGATCGTGGTCCCGGGGACCGGCTTCGCGCTGCACAATCGCGGGGCCGGCTTCACGCTGACGCCGGACCTGCCGAACACCGCGGCGCCGGGCAAGCGTCCGTTCCACACGCTCATCCCCGGATTCGTGACCCGAAACGTCGGGGGGCGGGAAGAGGCGTACATGAGCTTCGGGCTCATGGGAGGCGGCGTACAGGCGCAGGGCCATGTGCAGTTCCTGCTCAATCACTTTGTTTTTGGCATGGACCTGCAGTCGGCGATCGACGCCGCGCGATTCCGCCACTACGACGGGCTGCGTGTTGCCCTCGAGGCTACCGTGAGCGACGCGGTGCGCTCGGGTCTCACGTCCATGGGGCACGTGCTCATCGAGCAGCCGCCACTCGCCTTTGGTGGCGCTCAGGCGATCATCCGGTTGCCGAAGGGCTACGCTGCCGGGAGCGACCCGCGAAAGGACGGGATGGCGGTCGGCTACTGAGCGGGGGTCGCGTGGCCGGTACCGGCAGCATATTTCGCCGGTCTCCTCCCTCGCTCCCCATGCGTCCATCGATCGCCATCTCTGCCCTCGTCCTCGCCATCCCCCTCGGGAGCCGCGCGCAGGACGTCGACTACCACCGCGCCGACGTCATCCGCACCGCGGGCGCTTACGTGCTCGGCGCCAACATCACGCCGCAGTGGCTCGAAGACAGCGTGCGCTTCGTCTATACCTCGGGCGGCAAGAACGATCGAGGCACGATCTACCTCGTTGATCCGGCACGCGCGGCACGGCGCGTGTACTTCGACCAGGCTCGCATGGCCGCGGTTCTCTCGGTGGCGGCGGACACCATCGTCGATCCGGCGCGGTTTCCGGCGTTCATTCCGATCGACTCGGGCAGGGCGATCGAACTTCTGCTGCACAAGAAGGCCATGCGCTGCGACCCGGCGAGCTACCGCTGCACCGCGCGCGACAGTATCGACTGGGCGCTCGATCGCACGCTCAAGCAGGGCCCAACGTGGGCAAACCGGTCGCCGGACCGCCGCTGGGACGTGTTTGCCTGGCGCTACAACCTCTACCTGCGGCCCGCGGCCCTCTCCGATTCGGACGCCGTCGCCGCCGCAGACTCGGTGCGCCGCGCGCGCAGCGACACGGCGGCACGGAATGCACGCGGTGGTCGCGCGCGATCCACGCGTCAGGACTCGATTCCGTTGCCGCGCGGGTCGATCGCCCTCACCACGGACGGTGAGCGCCTGTTCGCGTACGGCGGCACCGATCGCAATGTCGCTGCCGATACCGCCAAGCCACGGCCCACGCGCGTGCCAGTGAACTGGACGCGCGACTCCCGGCGGTTCACCGTGCACCGCGAAGACTACCGGCGCACGCGCATCTACCCGATGTACTCGTCGACCGGTGATCAGCCCGTGGACCGCAGCTACCACTACGCGGTGCCCAGTGATTCGGTCGTGCCTTCGCACGTGCTGTACTCCATCGACGTCACGGATCGCACGAGTGTGGCCGCGAAGCTTGCCGCCACACCCCAGACCACCGTGAGCACGCAGACGTACTGGAACGCGGCGGGCGATCACTACTTCGCCCTCAACGCCAATCGCGGCCCCAGTCGCATCTCGGCGCACCTCGTCGACGCGAGGACCGGCGAGGCCAGGACCCTGACCCGCGACTCGACCGCGACCTGGGTCGAGCTCTCCCACACGTTCGGGCGCGAGAACTGGGAGGTCGCGCGCGGGAGCGATGACCTCATCTGGTGGTCGCAACGCGACGGTTGGGGTCACCTCTATCGCATCGGCACCGATGGCGCGGTGAAGAATCAGATCGAGTCCGGCCCGTATGTCGTCGATCGGTTGTTCCGTGTGGACAGCGCGACGCGTACTGCGCCGCAGAACGTGTACTTCAGCGCGTGGGGCCGCGATCCCGGCTTTCTGTATTACTCGCACCTCTACAAGGTGAACGTCGACGGTGGCGCCGTCACCGCGCTGACTCCGGAGGACGGCGATCACGCGATCACCTTCACGCCAAAGGGCCCTTACTTCATCGACAACTTTGCGCCGGTGGACAAGGCGCCGATCATTCAGCTGCGATCAGCGGTCGACGGCAAGGTGATCCTCGAACTGGGTCGCGGTGACGCCGAGTTGCTGCAGTCCGTCGGTTGGCGCCCGCCGACCATCATTACCGTCAAGGCCCGCGACGGCGTCACCGACCTGTACGGGCTGATGTACAAGCCCAGCCATTTCGATTCGACGAAGTCGTATCCCATCCTCGATCACATTTACCCGGGGCCGCAGGTCGGCAGCGTCGGGCGCTGGGGGTGGTCGGGTACCGGCGAGCCGCAGGCCATCGCCGAGCTTGGCTTCATCGTGGTGCAGATCGATCACCAGGGCACGCCGCGGCGGTCCAAGGCGTTCCACGATTTCTACTATCGCAACATGGGTGACAACGGGATCCCCGATCACGTCGCGGCCATCCGTCAGCTCGCCGCGCGCCACGACTGGATCGACATCACCCGGGTCGGCATCTGGGGGCACTCCGGCGGTGGCCTCGCGTCGACGGACGCAATTTTGCGTTACCCCGACTTCTACAAGGTCGCCGTGAGCACCTCGGGCAACCACCATCCCGATACCTACGCGTGGTACTGGGCGGGCCGCTATCAGGGGCCGTACGAGAAAGCCTCCTACGATTCGGCGGCAAACTACACGCTGGCAAGGAACCTCAAGGGGCACCTGCTGCTCATGCACGGTGACCTCGACAACAACGTGCATCCAGCGAACACGACCAAGGTGGTCGATGCGCTGATCAAGGCGAACAAGACCAACTTCGACTTCCTCGTGTTTCCCGACGCGCCACACGGACTTCCGGTGTTCGCCACGCGAAAGCGGTGGGACTATTTCGTGAAGTATCTGCTGGGGAAGGAGCCGCCGGCCAACTACGAGATGATTGCGCCGCCGCGTCCGCCAGGCCCCCCGTTCCAGCCCTGACCATCGCAGCGCCACGCCTGCGCCGCCCCGTTCTCGGGGCGGCGACGCTGGCGCGGCCGCACCAAAGGCGGGGAACAGGTCCGATCCGATCGGTCCGGACGACCTCACGCGTTCGAAGACGCACCTTTCGGCCACTACTGCGGCCGGCGCGGCTCGAAGGCGGCGTGCGGCCACCAACACCTATTGGAGTCCTGGCCTCATGCGAATTCTCCCAACGACCGTCGTCGCGCTCGTGACATCCGTCGTGCTGCACGTCCCCGCGCTCGCGCAGACCTCCGTCACCTCGTCCGCCCATGCCGGGAGCGATCCCGGTCAGGTGCACGCTGGTGGCCCCCACCTCCACGTCAACGACAGGTGGCGAGAGTGCTCCTTTCAGCTGGATCCGTCGCTCACCCGGAAGGCCTGGCGTCAGTTCACCCGTGAGGCGGCCCTGGTCGCCTACTTCCGTCCCCTCGCGGACGCGCGGCCCCTGGGTCGGGGGCACGTCGAGGTCGCGGCCCTGCAGTGGGGGACGGCGATCGATGCCTCAGACGCGGCATGGAACGATACGTTCGTGCACCCCGACTCCACCCACTGGCTGTTCGAGGGATCCGCACTCCGGTTTCCGGGCATCATGGTTCGATCGGGCGTGAGCGATCGAACGGACATCGGCCTCTACGTCACCAAGAGCCCGGGCGCCAACTACGGCTTCATCGCCGGACAGGTGCAGCACAGCCTGACGGATGCTGCCAGCGCCTGGGGTATGGCCGCGCGTTTGAGCGTCATGTCGCTGTACGGTCCTGAAGACATCGGCCTCACCGTGTATGGCGCAGACGCCCTCGCAAGCCGAACGATGAACATCACGCAGCGCGTGTCGGTGTCGCCGTATGCCGGTGTTTCGACCTACCTCTCGAGTTCGAGAGAGCGGTCCTCGGTGGTACAACTCCAGGACGAGCGCGCGATCGGGGTGCAGGGCATGGTTGGGGCAGCCGTGTCACTCGCGTTCGTGCGACTGGGCGTCGAGTACAGCGTCGCCAGCGTTCCCACGCTGTCGCTCAAGGTCGGGCTCGGCCGGTAGTACGTCGACGGGTCCGGTGCGGCGATCGAGCCGCACTGGACCGTCGTGGGCGGGGCGTCTAGGTTGGCGGCATGGCTGGCCTGACACTCGACTGGATCCAGCTGGCGTCCCTGCTTGGAGCCATTCAGGGGCTCTCCCTTGTCGGAGCGCTCGTCGCTCAGCGACACAACCGGACGGCCAATCGGCTGCTCGCCGCCCTCGTCCTGGCATTCACGGTGTACCTGGCCTCTGGCGTGTACTTCGCGACGGGGCTGTTTCGCCGTATGCCGCATCTGCTCGGGCTGGCGTATCACCTGCCATGGGTCTTCGGTCCGGTGCTGTACCTGTACGCGGTTGCGGCCAGCGACCGCGACTGGCAGCTGAGCCCACGCGACCTGTGGCACGGGGTACCGTTGATCATGACCCTGGTCGTCGCGACGCCGGTGTATCTGATGAGTGGTGCGGAGAAGATCCGCTTTGCGGAGCACATGGCGGCAGGCAACGCGCCCCTCTCCATTCGCATCATCGATCCGTTCAAGTATGTGCTGGGGCTCGGCTATTCCGTGGCCACCGTGCTGTTCCTGCGCGGGCACCGCAGGCGCGTCGAGCATAGTTACTCAAACACGGCCCGGGTCAACCTGACCTGGCTCCTCCAGTTGGCGGGTGCAGGCGCCGCCACGTGGGTGCTCGCGACCATGTTGGAACTCACCACGCTCGGGCGCGGGCTGCGCAACGACTGGGTGGCGCTGGCCATTTCGGCCGTCGTCTACACCATCGGCTACAAGGGTCTGCGGCAGCCGGAGGTGTTCCGCTACGACACGTCGGAGCACCTCGGCGCCGAGTTCCACTCGACAGCGGAACCGGTGGCGCCGCCGGAACACCGCGAGGCGGCGGCGCGCTACGAGCGGTCAGGTCTGGGAGCGAAGGAGTCCACGCAACTGCGTGAGGCGCTGGAGGCGGTCATGGATCGCGACCAGCCATGGAAGGACAGCGATCTCACGCTGGCCGATCTCGCTGCGCGCGTGCGAACCACACCGCACAAACTCTCGGAGGTGCTCAATGCCGATGTTGGCCAGACCTTCAACGATTTCGTGAACGGCTATCGCGTGCGCGAAGTCCAGCGCCGCATCACGGCCGGAGAGGCCCATACGCTCAAGATACTCGCGCTCGCCATGGACGCAGGATTCGCCTCCAAATCCACCTTCAACCACGCATTCAAGAAGCACGCGAAGCAGACGCCCTCCGCCTTCAGGGAGGCGCAGGACGGGTGATCTCCGCACTCAAGCGCTTGTCGACGCTGGGCTTGACCGCCACCGGGCCGCATGGAGCGTCAGAGCCCCCTGCAACGCCCACCCGACGGCCCACGTATGGATTCCGTGGGGGCCACCCGCGCGGCTGCACGGCCCCGCTTGCTGCGTCTCGCACCGGTGGATCAATTCCACGGCCGCTCATCTCGCACGATCCCGCTTCCCCGCATCGACACCATGTCTCTTCCCCGCAGAGCGCTCGCACTCGTCGTCACGCTCGCCGTTCCAACGCTCCTTGCTGCGCAGACCTACCCGAGCAAGGACGATCCACGCAGCAAACTCACGCCCGGCCTCAAGGACGCAGGCGTCGCGGCAAAGAACATGCGGCTCGTCTCTGAATCGGGTAAACCCGCCGAGTTCGACTCCACGCGCGGACTCACGTTCGTCAATTCGGATCTCGCGTTCCGCGACAAGTACGTCTACCAGGGCAACTTCGCCGGCTTCATGATCTGGGACGTGAGTAACCCGGCGACGCCCAAGCTGGTGTCGACGGTGCAGTGCATCACCTCGCAGGGCGACCCGACGATCGTTGGCAACCTGCTGTTCATTTCGGCGGAGGGCGCCGGCAATCGCAACGACTGCGCCAAGGGTGGCGTGACCGATCCAAAGGATCACATGGCGGGCGTTCGCATCTTCGACGTCTCCAACCCCGCGGCGCCGCGGCTCATCAAGAACGTGCAGACGTGCAAGGGATCGCACACGCACACGCTCATGCCGAGCCCAAAGGACAAGAACATCCTCTACATCTACGTCTCCGGGAGCCAGGGGGCGCGTCCGAACACAGAGGTCGCCGGGTGCAGGGAAGGTACGGATCCGGCTGACGAGACGAATTCGCTCTTCCGCCTCGACGTGATCAAGGTCGACATCCGGCATCCGGAGAAGGCCGAAGTCGTGACGGGCGCGCGCATCTTCACCGGGCTCGACGCGGCGCCGCGCGCCGCCAGCCGCCCGAATCGCTTCCGCCCGCCCGGCGGTGACTCCACGCGCCCCGCGCCGATGCCCACGGGCCCGCGCAACTGCCACGACGTGACGATCTACCCCGCGGCAAAGCTCCTCGCCGGCGCCTGCGGCAGCTACGGCCTCCTCGTCGACGTCTCCAACCCGGAAAAGCCGATCCGCATCGATGCGAAGGCCGATACCAACTTCTCGCTGTGGCATACCGCCGTGTTCTCCAACGACGGGAAGAAGGTCGTGTTCACCGACGAATGGGGTGGCGGCACCTCTCCGATGTGCCAGGCCAACTCGATGATGGAGATGGGCGGCAACACTGTCCTCACCATCGACCGGAACCGCAAGTACAAACAGCACGCTTACTTCAAGATCCCGACCGCGCAGTCCGCCGAGGAGAACTGCGTGTCGCACAACGGCGGGCTCATCCCCGTGCCGGGCCGTGACGTCATGGTGCAGGGGTGGTACCAGGGCGGCGTCAGTGTCATGGACTTCACCAATGCCGACAAGCCGGTGGAACTCGCCTACTTCGATCGTGGCTCGATCGACCCGCCGCCGGGCGTCGACGTTCCGCTCACGCCGCAGCAGCAGCCAGGCAACCGCGGGCGCGGAACCATCGGCGGATCGTGGGGCGCATACTACTGGAACGGCTACATCTACTCCTCGGAACTCGCGCGCGGCTTCGACATCATGGAACTCGAGCCGAGCGATCAGCTGAGCAAGAACGAGATCGAGGCGGCAAAGCTCGTGCGGTTCGTGGAGTACAACCCGCAGAGCCAGCCGAAGATCGAGTGGCCGGCGGCGTTCCCGGTGGTGCGGTCCTACCTCGATCAGCTCGTCCGCGGTCAGGGACTCACCGCGGCGCGCACCACGGCCATAGGTGCCGCCCTCGATGCCGCCGAGGCGCAGCAGGGCGCGAAGCGCAAGGCGGCCCTTACGGCACTGGCCCGGGAGGTCGACCGTGACGTCGCGGGCGCGAAGGATCCCGAGCGCGTGCGATGGATGTCCGACGCCATCAGGAAGCTGGCGCGCGAAACGCGGTAGAGGTCGCGCGGTCCCCAGCCGGGCGGTGCGTCGAGGCGCGCCGCCCGGCTTTGCGTTGGTCGTCAGGCGTCGACCCGTGGCGCGCTCCGCGAGGCGCAGCCCGCGGGGTACTACCATGGCGCGCGCGGCGTGGCCAGCGCGATACTCCACGCGACGGGCGCCTGTGGACCTCGCAGCACGGGGAACCCGCCAGGCAACGGGCCGGTGCCCCGTGCCGCACATCCTCGTTGGAGCCCACCGACCGGAGCCCTGCGTGATCACCACCCTTGCCACCGTTGCGTTCACGCTGTTCCAGGCGGCGGCCGCGCCCGCGACGCGCCCGACCCCTTCGCCGTCGACGCCCGACAGCGTGGACGCCTTCGTCGCCGCCGAGATGGCGCGGATGCACATCCCCGGCGTTGCCATCGCCGTCGTGAAGTCCGGCAAGGTCGTCGTCGCGAAGGGCTACGGCATGGCGGACGTCGAAGCTGGTGTGCCTGTGACGCCGACGACGGTCTTCAAGATTGGCTCGGTCAGCAAGCAGTTCATCGCGACGGGCATCATGCTCCTGGCCCAGGACGGTCGGCTGAGCGTCGACGATCCCGTCTCGAACTATCTTGCCGGAACCCCCGAGTCGTGGCGCGGCATCACGCTTCGTCATTTTCTCACCCACACCTCCGGCGTCCTGCGCGAAGGTCCGGCGTTCAACCCGCTGCGCATCCAGCCAGACAGCGTCGTGGTGCAGTCTGCGTACTCGCAGCCGCTGCAGTTCCCTACGGGGGCCAGGTATCAGTACTGCAACGTCTGCTACTTCGCACTCGCCGACGTGATCTCCCGGGTCTCGAACACGTCGTGGGCCGACTTCCTCACGCGCCGTGTCTTTGCGCCTGAGGGCATGACGTCGACGCAAACGACGACGAGCGAGCCGGTGCCCGGGAGCGCGAAGGGCTACGTGTGGAGGGACGCCCGCTTTGCTCCGGCAACGCAGTTCACGGCATTGCGACCAAGCGGCGCGTTCCTGTCCACGGTGCTCGACCTCGCGAAGTGGGACGCGGCCCTCTATCGCGACGATGTGCTCACGCGCGCGACTCGTCAGGCGATGTGGACGCCGGTGCAACTCACCACCGGCGCGACCTACGCCTATGGTTTCGGGTGGCAGCTCGACTCGCTCGATGGTCATCGGACCGTGAGCCACGGCGGTTCGTTGCCGGGCTTTCGCGCGGAAATGGCCCGGTTCGTCGACGACAGCCTGACAGTGATCGTGCTCACCAATGCGGACGGTGCGCAGCCGGCCACCATTGCGGCTGGTGTCGCGCGCGCCTGGTTCGCCGCCGCGCGCCCGCGATCGCGTCGATAGCACGTCCTGAGGATCGACGAAGACCCTTCGCCCACGCGCAGGACATCTCACGCTGCGGTGGGCCCTGAGGTCGTGATGTAGATGATTCCCCGGTACTCCGGGGGCACACGCACCGGGGCGCCCCGGTACTCGCAGCCGTGACCGTACACCACCGTGTACCTCTCCCACCGTCAAAGAGGCCCAGGTTCCATACGGTCCGCTGGTCCTGCAGGGGTCGAGGCGCAGCGGGGCTGCGTGTCTTCCGTACGAAAACGCATTGTATGACCGCAGACGCAGCCGAGCCCGCTTCGTCTCGTGCCTTACCCAGGTTGTGCACGGACCTTGCATTGGCGCGCTCACATGGACGCGAACGCTCCCATCGCCGGCGCCCTCATTGTGGCGCTCGGGGTTTCTGCCATTGCCATCGGCGCGGCGTCGCTGATTCACGGCTCGCGCGCACGCCGTTGGCCCATTGTCATCGGGCAGGTCATTCCCGCGAATGTGGATGCTGATGCGCGTCGTCGCCGTCGTGGTGTGAGGCGTTTGTCATATCGCTACGAGGTCGGCGGACGCACGTACCGCAGCGATCGCAGCCAACTTGCATGGTTCGGCGATCGACGCCCGTCCGCCAGGCTCAGCCGTCGGGGCGATGCCGCGGACATGCGCGTGCACTCGGCGGACGCGTTGGGCGTGCGCATCCACGTCAATCCCGATGACCCGAGCGACAACATGCTCGAACAGCGGCGTGTGCCTCACGCGGTCGTGCTCCTGGGCCATGGGATTGCGCTGACGGTCCTCGGATTCACGCTCGTGGTCCGGCCGTAGTCGGCACACACCGCGCGGGCGCGCGGTTACCTTGAGCCGGAACACATCGCGACGCCCCTTGAGCGTTTCGCGTTCTGCTGTCGGGCGCTCAGGCCCGTCGTATTGATAGGTGCCGTCCCTCACCCCAACGCGCATCAACGGAATGTCTACACCTGAGGTCTGGCTGCGCGGCGCGATGCCCGGCATCGACCCGATCCTTCAGCCGGCGGCACACGCCATCGCGCAGGTGCGCGAGGACGTCGAACGCGCTGTCGCTCTGCTCACCGACGAGCAGCTCTGGCATCGGCCCGCGGGTGTGGCGGCCATTGGCTTCCACGTGCTGCACATCGTCGGGAGCCTCGATCGGCTCCTGACCTACGCGCAGGGTGAGTCTCTGTCGCCCGGGCAACTGCACGCGTTAGGCGCCGAACGTACGGTCCACGACGAACGTCCGGCCCGAGCGCAGTTGCTTCAGGCGTTTGCGTCGGGGATCGACGCCGCGCTGCGCCGCCTCGAAGGCATTCCCGCGGCGAGCCTGCTCGACGCCCGTGAGGTCGGACGCCAGCGTTTGCCTTCGACCACCCTCGGCCTCGTCTTCCACGCCGCCGAGCATTCGGCGCGCCATGCGGGTCAGGTGGTGACGCTGGCGCGCATCGTCGCCGCCTGACGAGTGGACGGCGGGCCATGCGGGTGACGCTGCGGCGTCGAGCGGCTGCTGTTCCAGGGCGTCCGCCATCGGTCGTGTGCGTTCTCGCCGCGGCGCGCGAATCACGAGGTAGTCGGGGCAGCCGCGGAGCCCAGGCGGGTGACGTCTCTGCATCGCGCGGCTGCTATTCGAGGGCGTCCGCCATTGGCGTTGTGCGTCCCCGCAGTGCCGTGCGAATCGCGAGGTACGTGAGCAGCCCCGCCGGTCCGAACAGGAACGTGAGGATCAGCGCCGGGATCACCGCGAGATGCGGGATGCCCCGGCGTTGCGCATCGCGCACCTCCCACCCGCCGATGAACAGGTCGAACGCGAGGTAGTGCACCCACCCGGCCAGCAGCGCCCACGGATCTTCGAACAGCGTGCGGACGCCGGCGAGCGATGAGAAGTTTCCATCGCTGCCCGGCAGCGCGACGGCGATGAGCACGACGTACAGCAGCGAGAGCGCGACGGCGAGCGTCACGGGGACCAGTCGCGCCGCGCGCCGCGGCACCAGGATCAGCGCGGCCCAGCCCAGCAGGGCCAGCGGGTTCACAAGGGAGAAGAGACGGTCGGGGGTCATGCGATGCTGCGGCGGTTGGAGGAATTGCCGGTGAGTCCGACCCACAATACGGCAGCGGTCGTGGCGGTGCCCCAGAGGAGCAGCACCGCGAGCGACGGGGCGCTCGGCGAGAGCGGGCTGTCGCCGCGCAACGCCATCGCGAGGAGCAGCAGGAAGGCGGTGCCGTAACTCGCCGTGACGGCGTGGAGCAGGCGGAGGCGTCGGCGTTCGGTCGGCACGAGCCGCGGCAGGAGTAGCGCGAGGATCCCGAGCACCTGGATCGCGTGCAGTCCGACAAAGTGCGGAATGCGCAGGTCCCCGTACTCCCGGCTCCACCCCGTGACCGGCAGTCCCGCGCCTCCGTCTGGTGCGCCGACCGTGTGCGCACCGACCGTTGGCATGCCGAGACCGGCACGCGCTCGCTCCAGCTGCACCCCGGTAGGCATCGTCATGAGCGGGCCGACGAGTGCGCCGGCGATGGTGAGTGTCATGCCCCATCGGAGCGCCGAACCCAGCACGCGATTGGTGAACGGCTGCCGCCAGAGCATCACCGCGACCCACACGCTGGCCAGCGTCTGGAGGCCGATGCCGATGCCCATCACTGCAAAGAGGGTTGCGTCGAGCGGGCTGCTCGCATTGAAGTGACTGGTCGTGCCGCGCCACGCCTGGAGGTCGATGATCGCGACCTCCAGGACAAAGACGCCGGCGGTGGTCCACGCCACCAGGCCACGCAGGCGCGAACGTGACCTGAGGTGTCCCAGAACCCACGCCAGCGTGAGGCTATAGATCGCCGTGGACATCGCGAACTTCAGCGGCTTGAGCCATGCCGGGGCGCCGGCGATGCTCCGCGGGTCGACGATCGCTGCGACGACTGTGGCCACGGCGACGACGAGCATGAGGACGCCGGTGGCGGTGAGGGGCGGACTGGATCGCCAGAGCGATCGGAGGGCAGAGGCGCGCATGGATCCTCGATGTGAACGTTGTCAACATACCGTAATCCGGAGAGTTGACGCTGTCAACATCCACGGCTACCATGCGGACATGCCGCCAGCGCGCCGTCGTCGGCCTTCCCGACGCTCCTATCACCACGGCAACCTCCGCCGCGCCCTGCTCGATGAGGCGCTCGCCATCATCCGGACGGAGGGCGTCGCCGGCGTCACGCTCCGCGAAATCGGCGCCCGGGTCGGCGTGTCGCGCACCGCGCTCTACCGCCACTTTGCCGACAAGCGCGCGCTGCTGGTTGCGGTCGCGACCGAGGGGTTCCGCACGCTCCGCGAGCAGCTCGTGTCCGCCTGGGAGGGGTCCGGCGGTGGCATTGCCGGGTTCGAGGCCCACGGGCTCGCGTACGTGCGGTTTGCCGTCGGCAGTCCTGCACACTATCGCGTGATGTTCGGCGGCATGGCCGACCACGACGTCGAAGATCCCGAACTCACCGAGCAGGGCCACGGAGCCTTTCAGTCCCTTCTCGATGTGCTCACCGACCTGCAGCGCGTGGGTCTCGTCAGGCGCGACGACACGCTGGTGATGGCCGAGTATGTGTGGGCAGTCGTGCACGGCGTCGCGATGCTGGCCATCGACCGGCAGCTGGTCAATCGCCCCGACGTCGAGGCCTTCACGCGATACGCGATCTCGCGCCTTGCCACGGGCCTCGCGAGCCCGGAGGCGTAGCTCCTACGCCGGGAGCCCTTCTCGCCGTCCCGTCAGCGCTTCAACGGCGGATTCAACAGTGACGGAACGCGATGCAGCCATAACGCCACCCCAGAATCGGC contains these protein-coding regions:
- a CDS encoding prolyl oligopeptidase family serine peptidase, translating into MRPSIAISALVLAIPLGSRAQDVDYHRADVIRTAGAYVLGANITPQWLEDSVRFVYTSGGKNDRGTIYLVDPARAARRVYFDQARMAAVLSVAADTIVDPARFPAFIPIDSGRAIELLLHKKAMRCDPASYRCTARDSIDWALDRTLKQGPTWANRSPDRRWDVFAWRYNLYLRPAALSDSDAVAAADSVRRARSDTAARNARGGRARSTRQDSIPLPRGSIALTTDGERLFAYGGTDRNVAADTAKPRPTRVPVNWTRDSRRFTVHREDYRRTRIYPMYSSTGDQPVDRSYHYAVPSDSVVPSHVLYSIDVTDRTSVAAKLAATPQTTVSTQTYWNAAGDHYFALNANRGPSRISAHLVDARTGEARTLTRDSTATWVELSHTFGRENWEVARGSDDLIWWSQRDGWGHLYRIGTDGAVKNQIESGPYVVDRLFRVDSATRTAPQNVYFSAWGRDPGFLYYSHLYKVNVDGGAVTALTPEDGDHAITFTPKGPYFIDNFAPVDKAPIIQLRSAVDGKVILELGRGDAELLQSVGWRPPTIITVKARDGVTDLYGLMYKPSHFDSTKSYPILDHIYPGPQVGSVGRWGWSGTGEPQAIAELGFIVVQIDHQGTPRRSKAFHDFYYRNMGDNGIPDHVAAIRQLAARHDWIDITRVGIWGHSGGGLASTDAILRYPDFYKVAVSTSGNHHPDTYAWYWAGRYQGPYEKASYDSAANYTLARNLKGHLLLMHGDLDNNVHPANTTKVVDALIKANKTNFDFLVFPDAPHGLPVFATRKRWDYFVKYLLGKEPPANYEMIAPPRPPGPPFQP
- a CDS encoding helix-turn-helix transcriptional regulator, with protein sequence MAGLTLDWIQLASLLGAIQGLSLVGALVAQRHNRTANRLLAALVLAFTVYLASGVYFATGLFRRMPHLLGLAYHLPWVFGPVLYLYAVAASDRDWQLSPRDLWHGVPLIMTLVVATPVYLMSGAEKIRFAEHMAAGNAPLSIRIIDPFKYVLGLGYSVATVLFLRGHRRRVEHSYSNTARVNLTWLLQLAGAGAATWVLATMLELTTLGRGLRNDWVALAISAVVYTIGYKGLRQPEVFRYDTSEHLGAEFHSTAEPVAPPEHREAAARYERSGLGAKESTQLREALEAVMDRDQPWKDSDLTLADLAARVRTTPHKLSEVLNADVGQTFNDFVNGYRVREVQRRITAGEAHTLKILALAMDAGFASKSTFNHAFKKHAKQTPSAFREAQDG
- a CDS encoding beta-lactamase family protein — its product is MITTLATVAFTLFQAAAAPATRPTPSPSTPDSVDAFVAAEMARMHIPGVAIAVVKSGKVVVAKGYGMADVEAGVPVTPTTVFKIGSVSKQFIATGIMLLAQDGRLSVDDPVSNYLAGTPESWRGITLRHFLTHTSGVLREGPAFNPLRIQPDSVVVQSAYSQPLQFPTGARYQYCNVCYFALADVISRVSNTSWADFLTRRVFAPEGMTSTQTTTSEPVPGSAKGYVWRDARFAPATQFTALRPSGAFLSTVLDLAKWDAALYRDDVLTRATRQAMWTPVQLTTGATYAYGFGWQLDSLDGHRTVSHGGSLPGFRAEMARFVDDSLTVIVLTNADGAQPATIAAGVARAWFAAARPRSRR
- a CDS encoding DUF3592 domain-containing protein, whose amino-acid sequence is MDANAPIAGALIVALGVSAIAIGAASLIHGSRARRWPIVIGQVIPANVDADARRRRRGVRRLSYRYEVGGRTYRSDRSQLAWFGDRRPSARLSRRGDAADMRVHSADALGVRIHVNPDDPSDNMLEQRRVPHAVVLLGHGIALTVLGFTLVVRP
- a CDS encoding DinB family protein, whose protein sequence is MSTPEVWLRGAMPGIDPILQPAAHAIAQVREDVERAVALLTDEQLWHRPAGVAAIGFHVLHIVGSLDRLLTYAQGESLSPGQLHALGAERTVHDERPARAQLLQAFASGIDAALRRLEGIPAASLLDAREVGRQRLPSTTLGLVFHAAEHSARHAGQVVTLARIVAA
- a CDS encoding DUF4281 domain-containing protein — encoded protein: MTPDRLFSLVNPLALLGWAALILVPRRAARLVPVTLAVALSLLYVVLIAVALPGSDGNFSSLAGVRTLFEDPWALLAGWVHYLAFDLFIGGWEVRDAQRRGIPHLAVIPALILTFLFGPAGLLTYLAIRTALRGRTTPMADALE
- a CDS encoding TetR/AcrR family transcriptional regulator, whose translation is MPPARRRRPSRRSYHHGNLRRALLDEALAIIRTEGVAGVTLREIGARVGVSRTALYRHFADKRALLVAVATEGFRTLREQLVSAWEGSGGGIAGFEAHGLAYVRFAVGSPAHYRVMFGGMADHDVEDPELTEQGHGAFQSLLDVLTDLQRVGLVRRDDTLVMAEYVWAVVHGVAMLAIDRQLVNRPDVEAFTRYAISRLATGLASPEA